The following are from one region of the Coffea eugenioides isolate CCC68of chromosome 2, Ceug_1.0, whole genome shotgun sequence genome:
- the LOC113763659 gene encoding calmodulin-binding receptor kinase CaMRLK has translation MILRILFNFLLIFSLLASEAKSTCNTTAEQALLFKAFASVNNFRSSWFCSNVPPITEINLSSRNLSGTISWSFLRNLPHLQTIDLSNNSLAGSVPPWFWYMPSLVEVNLSMNKLGGTIGKPASEMDATSSAIQKLNLSYNRFTNLANLPKFSDRIRILDLSHNDLKSLPFWFTNLTNLEHLSISSCDISSNPKPISTLKSLKYLDVSNNHMTGNFPKDFPPLDGVNFLNISFNNFTLAADKLQKLDKSAFIHAGKIVGPNSSSSSNPELHVKPHSISAAPPHGLPKKQKAFNQKIKEKNHKSRTKILVLTISLASTCLLLSIIAFGYCIYKKRKLAKKNKWAISKPIQMQFKFEKSGPFSFETESGTSWVADIKEPSSAPVIMFEKPLLNLTFKDLIAATSHFGKESLLSEGRCGPVYRAVLPGELHVAIKVLEHARELTHDGSVAMFEELSRLKHPNLLPISGYCIAGNQKLVLYEFMANGDLHRWLHELPTGEPNVEDWSSDTWEIQNVSQITSPEKLVWHTRHRIAVGIARGLAYLHHAQSKPIVHGHLVPSNILLSDNFEPRIADFGLSENRGSGSTGEDVYNFGLILIELLTGQSGSTEMVNSVRRLVREGRGENALDQRLKLGSDSGSEMVECLRISYLCTAETPGKRPGMQQVLGLLKDIHPPLPS, from the exons ATGATACTCAGAATCCTATTCAACTTCCTTCTGATTTTCTCACTTTTGGCTTCAGAAGCAAAATCAACATGCAACACTACAGCTGAGCAAGCACTTCTCTTCAAGGCCTTTGCCTCGGTCAATAACTTCAGAAGCTCATGGTTCTGTTCAAATGTTCCTCCAATCACAGAAATAAATCTGTCTTCAAGAAATCTCTCTGGCACCATCTCATGGAGTTTCCTCAGAAATTTGCCCCATCTTCAGACAATAGATCTCTCAAATAACTCTTTGGCCGGATCCGTTCCTCCTTGGTTTTGGTACATGCCAAGTCTGGTTGAAGTAAACTTGTCCATGAACAAGCTAGGAGGCACAATTGGGAAGCCAGCTTCGGAAATGGATGCAACTTCTTCAGCTATTCAAAAGCTCAATCTGTCCTATAACAGGTTCACTAATTTGGCTAATCTTCCTAAGTTTTCTGACAGGATAAGGATTCTTGACCTTTCACATAATGATCTAAAGTCTCTTCCTTTTTGGTTCACCAACCTCACCAATCTTGAACATTTGAGCATCTCTAGCTGTGATATTTCAAGCAATCCAAAACCAATTTCTACTTTAAAGTCATTGAAATATTTAGATGTCTCCAACAACCACATGACTGGAAATTTCCCAAAAGATTTTCCTCCTTTAGATGGTGTCAATTTCTTGAACATCTCATTCAATAACTTCACTCTAGCAGCTGACAAATTGCAGAAGCTTGATAAGTCTGCATTCATTCATGCTGGCAAAATTGTTGGTCCAAATAGTAGTAGCAGTAGTAATCCAGAGCTTCATGTAAAGCCTCATTCAATTTCAGCCGCCCCACCTCATGGATtacccaaaaaacaaaaagccTTTAACCAAAAAATCAAGGAAAagaaccacaaatcaagaaccAAGATTTTGGTATTGACCATTTCACTAGCATCAACTTGCTTGTTATTGTCCATTATTGCCTTTGGTTATTGcatctacaagaaaagaaaattggcTAAAAAGAACAAATGGGCAATCTCAAAGCCAATTCAAATGCAATTCAAGTTTGAAAAATCAGGGccattttcctttgaaaccgaGTCAGGGACGTCATGGGTTGCTGATATCAAGGAACCATCTTCAGCACCGGTGATAATGTTTGAGAAGCCGTTGCTCAACCTTACCTTCAAGGATTTGATAGCTGCCACGTCACATTTCGGGAAAGAATCCCTATTATCGGAAGGGAGATGTGGGCCCGTATACCGAGCTGTGCTGCCAGGTGAGCTCCACGTGGCAATCAAGGTCCTAGAGCATGCTAGGGAGCTAACTCATGATGGTTCTGTAGCCATGTTCGAGGAGCTTTCCAGGCTGAAGCATCCAAATTTGCTGCCAATTTCTGGCTATTGCATTGCAG GTAACCAGAAGCTTGTGTTGTACGAGTTCATGGCCAATGGTGACCTCCACCGATGGCTGCATGAGCTCCCGACCGGGGAGCCCAATGTGGAAGATTGGAGCTCCGACACGTGGGAAATTCAAAATGTGTCGCAAATCACATCGCCGGAAAAATTGGTATGGCACACGCGCCACCGCATTGCGGTTGGTATAGCTCGTGGATTAGCCTATCTTCACCACGCCCAATCGAAGCCGATTGTGCATGGTCATTTGGTGCCTTCGAATATCCTGTTGTCAGATAATTTTGAACCCAGGATCGCTGATTTTGGGTTGAGTGAAAACCGAGGTAGCGGTTCAACCGGGGAGGACGTATATAATTTCGGTTTGATATTGATCGAGTTATTGACTGGTCAATCCGGTTCGACCGAGATGGTTAACTCAGTGAGAAGACTGGTGAGGGAAGGCCGAGGAGAAAATGCACTTGACCAGCGGCTGAAATTGGGCAGTGACTCAGGGAGTGAGATGGTGGAATGCCTCCGAATCAGTTATTTATGTACGGCTGAGACGCCCGGGAAAAGGCCTGGAATGCAACAAGTGTTAGGTTTGCTCAAGGACATACATCCACCGCTACCGAGTTGA
- the LOC113754514 gene encoding uncharacterized protein LOC113754514 isoform X2 encodes MASHQKKESIALLSIYGDEDDEEMEEAEAEAETEAKTEEEAEQQPFQILQVEQERGEEFSVTENPSTIVIRENTSTTIVASDLVVEEQERHEQQQRVGEDNVTPGRGVFGGLGGSASATPQGSASSPGRRRKERITIVDYGHDEAAMSPEPEEGEIMVGLNSMEVEGAALVNGNFQVKTVQVLTPGDRATPPQVSDPYDQAEMDTSNPAVVGSESAEAADADVVPSKEAEDIDLLNNFLPRPPEAKCSDELQEKISKFLRLKKIKSYNAEVRNRKEYRNPDFLRHAMIYLDIDEIGSCFSKDVFDPHGYNQSDFYDEIELDMRREMERKEQERKRSPKIDFLSAGTQPGAVPTPKINLPISVAPGTGLNTVTAAVDTLARDGRQNKKSKWDKVDGDRFNLVPTVGQDAVSAVATHASFLSAANAGTGYSAYAQQRRREAEDKRSSDKKSDRSSDKKSDRRT; translated from the exons ATGGCTTCGCATCAGAAGAAAGAATCCATTGCTTTACTCTCCATATACGGCGACGAAGATGACGAGGAAATGGAAGAAGCTGAAGCCGAAGCCGAAACCGAAGCCAAAACCGAAGAAGAAGCTGAACAACAACCATTTCAGATACTTCAAGTGGAACAAGAACGAGGAGAAGAGTTTTCCGTAACAGAAAACCCCAGCACCATTGTCATACGAGAGAATACTAGTACTACAATTGTAGCTTCGGACTTAGTAGTAGAAGAACAAGAGCGGCATGAGCAGCAACAACGAGTAGGAGAAGATAATGTTACCCCTGGCAGGGGGGTATTTGGGGGTTTAGGAGGGTCAGCATCCGCCACGCCGCAGGGTTCAGCTTCTTCACCTGGGCGGCGAAGGAAGGAGAGGATAACGATTGTGGATTACGGGCATGATGAGGCCGCGATGTCTCCTGAGCCAGAG GAAGGGGAGATAATGGTGGGTCTAAATTCGATGGAAGTGGAGGGTGCCGCACTGGTTAATG GTAACTTTCAAGTGAAGACAGTCCAGGTGTTGACACCTGGTGACCGAGCGACTCCTCCCCAAGTATCTGATCCATATGATCAGGCAGAGATGGATACGAGCAACCCTGCTGTAGTTGGATCAGAATCAGCCGAGGCTGCGGATGCAGATGTGGTTCCTTCAAAGGAGGCAGAAGATATTGATctattaaataattttttaccaCGGCCACCGGAGGCTAAGTGCTCAGATGAACTGCAA GAGAAGATAAGTAAATTTCTTCGATTGAAGAAGATTAAAAGCTATAATGCAGAAGTGCGCAACAGAAAAGAATATCGGAACCCTGACTTCTTACGGCATGCCATGATATATCTTGACATTGATGAGATTGGATCTTGTTTTAGCAAGGATGTCTTTGATCCCCATGGATATAATCAAAGTGACTTTTATGATGAAATAG AGCTTGATATGAGGCGAGAAATGGAGAGGAAggagcaagaaagaaagagaagccCAAAAATAGATTTTTTGTCTGCAGGCACACAACCAGGAGCAGTTCCAACTCCCAAAATCAATTTGCCAATTTCAG TTGCACCTGGAACTGGATTGAATACAGTAACTGCTGCGGTGGACACTTTAGCTCGGGATGGCCGACAGAACAAGAAATCCAAGTGGGATAAG GTGGATGGTGATAGATTTAATCTTGTGCCGACTGTTGGGCAGGATGCTGTGTCTGCTGTTGCAACACATGCTAGTTTTCTGTCCGCTGCTAATGCTGGTACTGGATATTCTGCCTACGC CCAACAAAGACGACGGGAGGCAGAAGataaacgttcaagtgataAGAAATCTGACAGATCTAGTGACAAGAAATCAGATAGAAGGACTTGA
- the LOC113754514 gene encoding uncharacterized protein LOC113754514 isoform X1: MASHQKKESIALLSIYGDEDDEEMEEAEAEAETEAKTEEEAEQQPFQILQVEQERGEEFSVTENPSTIVIRENTSTTIVASDLVVEEQERHEQQQRVGEDNVTPGRGVFGGLGGSASATPQGSASSPGRRRKERITIVDYGHDEAAMSPEPEEGEIMVGLNSMEVEGAALVNGNFQVKTVQVLTPGDRATPPQVSDPYDQAEMDTSNPAVVGSESAEAADADVVPSKEAEDIDLLNNFLPRPPEAKCSDELQEKISKFLRLKKIKSYNAEVRNRKEYRNPDFLRHAMIYLDIDEIGSCFSKDVFDPHGYNQSDFYDEIELDMRREMERKEQERKRSPKIDFLSAGTQPGAVPTPKINLPISVAPGTGLNTVTAAVDTLARDGRQNKKSKWDKVDGDRFNLVPTVGQDAVSAVATHASFLSAANAGTGYSAYAYAVRVSDQIVVLEKHLFLVLLETCMGGSQQRRREAEDKRSSDKKSDRSSDKKSDRRT; encoded by the exons ATGGCTTCGCATCAGAAGAAAGAATCCATTGCTTTACTCTCCATATACGGCGACGAAGATGACGAGGAAATGGAAGAAGCTGAAGCCGAAGCCGAAACCGAAGCCAAAACCGAAGAAGAAGCTGAACAACAACCATTTCAGATACTTCAAGTGGAACAAGAACGAGGAGAAGAGTTTTCCGTAACAGAAAACCCCAGCACCATTGTCATACGAGAGAATACTAGTACTACAATTGTAGCTTCGGACTTAGTAGTAGAAGAACAAGAGCGGCATGAGCAGCAACAACGAGTAGGAGAAGATAATGTTACCCCTGGCAGGGGGGTATTTGGGGGTTTAGGAGGGTCAGCATCCGCCACGCCGCAGGGTTCAGCTTCTTCACCTGGGCGGCGAAGGAAGGAGAGGATAACGATTGTGGATTACGGGCATGATGAGGCCGCGATGTCTCCTGAGCCAGAG GAAGGGGAGATAATGGTGGGTCTAAATTCGATGGAAGTGGAGGGTGCCGCACTGGTTAATG GTAACTTTCAAGTGAAGACAGTCCAGGTGTTGACACCTGGTGACCGAGCGACTCCTCCCCAAGTATCTGATCCATATGATCAGGCAGAGATGGATACGAGCAACCCTGCTGTAGTTGGATCAGAATCAGCCGAGGCTGCGGATGCAGATGTGGTTCCTTCAAAGGAGGCAGAAGATATTGATctattaaataattttttaccaCGGCCACCGGAGGCTAAGTGCTCAGATGAACTGCAA GAGAAGATAAGTAAATTTCTTCGATTGAAGAAGATTAAAAGCTATAATGCAGAAGTGCGCAACAGAAAAGAATATCGGAACCCTGACTTCTTACGGCATGCCATGATATATCTTGACATTGATGAGATTGGATCTTGTTTTAGCAAGGATGTCTTTGATCCCCATGGATATAATCAAAGTGACTTTTATGATGAAATAG AGCTTGATATGAGGCGAGAAATGGAGAGGAAggagcaagaaagaaagagaagccCAAAAATAGATTTTTTGTCTGCAGGCACACAACCAGGAGCAGTTCCAACTCCCAAAATCAATTTGCCAATTTCAG TTGCACCTGGAACTGGATTGAATACAGTAACTGCTGCGGTGGACACTTTAGCTCGGGATGGCCGACAGAACAAGAAATCCAAGTGGGATAAG GTGGATGGTGATAGATTTAATCTTGTGCCGACTGTTGGGCAGGATGCTGTGTCTGCTGTTGCAACACATGCTAGTTTTCTGTCCGCTGCTAATGCTGGTACTGGATATTCTGCCTACGC ATATGCTGTGCGAGTCTCAGATCAAATAGTGGTATTGGAGAAGCATCTTTTTTTGGTGCTGCTAGAGACATGTATGGGAGGCAG CCAACAAAGACGACGGGAGGCAGAAGataaacgttcaagtgataAGAAATCTGACAGATCTAGTGACAAGAAATCAGATAGAAGGACTTGA
- the LOC113754514 gene encoding uncharacterized protein LOC113754514 isoform X3, with the protein MASHQKKESIALLSIYGDEDDEEMEEAEAEAETEAKTEEEAEQQPFQILQVEQERGEEFSVTENPSTIVIRENTSTTIVASDLVVEEQERHEQQQRVGEDNVTPGRGVFGGLGGSASATPQGSASSPGRRRKERITIVDYGHDEAAMSPEPEEGEIMVGLNSMEVEGAALVNGNFQVKTVQVLTPGDRATPPQVSDPYDQAEMDTSNPAVVGSESAEAADADVVPSKEAEDIDLLNNFLPRPPEAKCSDELQEKISKFLRLKKIKSYNAEVRNRKEYRNPDFLRHAMIYLDIDEIGSCFSKDVFDPHGYNQSDFYDEIELDMRREMERKEQERKRSPKIDFLSAGTQPGAVPTPKINLPISVAPGTGLNTVTAAVDTLARDGRQNKKSKWDKVDGDRFNLVPTVGQDAVSAVATHASFLSAANAGTGYSAYAPTHPLPLPTFLV; encoded by the exons ATGGCTTCGCATCAGAAGAAAGAATCCATTGCTTTACTCTCCATATACGGCGACGAAGATGACGAGGAAATGGAAGAAGCTGAAGCCGAAGCCGAAACCGAAGCCAAAACCGAAGAAGAAGCTGAACAACAACCATTTCAGATACTTCAAGTGGAACAAGAACGAGGAGAAGAGTTTTCCGTAACAGAAAACCCCAGCACCATTGTCATACGAGAGAATACTAGTACTACAATTGTAGCTTCGGACTTAGTAGTAGAAGAACAAGAGCGGCATGAGCAGCAACAACGAGTAGGAGAAGATAATGTTACCCCTGGCAGGGGGGTATTTGGGGGTTTAGGAGGGTCAGCATCCGCCACGCCGCAGGGTTCAGCTTCTTCACCTGGGCGGCGAAGGAAGGAGAGGATAACGATTGTGGATTACGGGCATGATGAGGCCGCGATGTCTCCTGAGCCAGAG GAAGGGGAGATAATGGTGGGTCTAAATTCGATGGAAGTGGAGGGTGCCGCACTGGTTAATG GTAACTTTCAAGTGAAGACAGTCCAGGTGTTGACACCTGGTGACCGAGCGACTCCTCCCCAAGTATCTGATCCATATGATCAGGCAGAGATGGATACGAGCAACCCTGCTGTAGTTGGATCAGAATCAGCCGAGGCTGCGGATGCAGATGTGGTTCCTTCAAAGGAGGCAGAAGATATTGATctattaaataattttttaccaCGGCCACCGGAGGCTAAGTGCTCAGATGAACTGCAA GAGAAGATAAGTAAATTTCTTCGATTGAAGAAGATTAAAAGCTATAATGCAGAAGTGCGCAACAGAAAAGAATATCGGAACCCTGACTTCTTACGGCATGCCATGATATATCTTGACATTGATGAGATTGGATCTTGTTTTAGCAAGGATGTCTTTGATCCCCATGGATATAATCAAAGTGACTTTTATGATGAAATAG AGCTTGATATGAGGCGAGAAATGGAGAGGAAggagcaagaaagaaagagaagccCAAAAATAGATTTTTTGTCTGCAGGCACACAACCAGGAGCAGTTCCAACTCCCAAAATCAATTTGCCAATTTCAG TTGCACCTGGAACTGGATTGAATACAGTAACTGCTGCGGTGGACACTTTAGCTCGGGATGGCCGACAGAACAAGAAATCCAAGTGGGATAAG GTGGATGGTGATAGATTTAATCTTGTGCCGACTGTTGGGCAGGATGCTGTGTCTGCTGTTGCAACACATGCTAGTTTTCTGTCCGCTGCTAATGCTGGTACTGGATATTCTGCCTACGC TCCTACACATCCATTACCTCTTCCAACTTTCCTTGTCTGA